A section of the Rhodobacter sp. genome encodes:
- the glgA gene encoding glycogen synthase GlgA, which yields MSAAARPVLAVASECAPLVKTGGLADVVGALPAALASRGWAIRTLLPGYRGVMKALKRPRVAAELPDLLGTPVRLLAATAGGLDLLILDAPALYDRDGSPYLDAQGNDWPDNDLRFAVLNLAAALIAADGIKGWRPEVVHLHDWQAGLTPLYMASAGAAQPCVMTIHNIAFHGLTGAERLKALGLPAEGFTLDGFEYYGHISALKAGLTGAQAITTVSPTYAQELATEDFGMGLDGVIRARAHDLTGILNGIDTDAWDPTRDPVIRRFSAPGGKAANKRALRAEFGLAPAEGPLCVVVSRLSDQKGLDLLLTALPALTERGGQLALLGSGDRRLENAWLNVAAANPGHVGVRIGYDEGLSHRMFAGADAVLVPSRFEPCGLTQMYGLRYGAVPVVARTGGLADTVIHANAAALAVGCATGITHRPNDPRALAQALSQLAALWSDRRAYRRMQRNAMKHPVGWEASAPRYAALYDRLARERMETR from the coding sequence TCGCGGCGTGATGAAGGCGCTGAAACGGCCCAGGGTGGCGGCGGAGCTGCCCGACCTTCTGGGCACGCCGGTGCGGCTGCTGGCGGCGACGGCGGGGGGGCTGGACCTGCTGATCCTGGATGCGCCGGCACTCTATGACCGCGACGGCTCGCCCTATCTGGACGCGCAAGGCAACGACTGGCCCGACAACGACCTGCGCTTTGCGGTGCTGAACCTGGCGGCGGCGCTGATCGCGGCCGACGGCATCAAGGGCTGGCGCCCCGAGGTGGTGCATCTGCACGACTGGCAGGCCGGGCTGACCCCTCTCTACATGGCCAGCGCGGGCGCGGCGCAACCGTGCGTGATGACGATCCACAACATTGCCTTTCACGGCCTGACCGGCGCCGAGCGGCTGAAAGCCCTGGGTCTGCCGGCCGAGGGGTTCACGCTGGACGGGTTCGAATACTACGGCCATATCTCGGCGCTGAAGGCCGGGCTGACGGGCGCGCAGGCGATCACCACGGTCAGCCCGACCTATGCCCAGGAGCTGGCGACCGAGGATTTCGGCATGGGTCTGGACGGCGTGATCCGGGCGCGGGCGCATGACCTGACGGGGATCCTCAACGGCATCGATACCGACGCCTGGGACCCGACGCGGGACCCCGTCATTCGCCGCTTTTCCGCGCCGGGCGGCAAGGCGGCGAACAAGCGCGCGCTCAGGGCCGAATTCGGCCTGGCACCGGCCGAGGGGCCGCTGTGCGTGGTCGTGTCGCGGTTGTCGGATCAAAAGGGGCTGGACCTGCTGCTGACGGCCCTGCCCGCGCTGACCGAACGCGGCGGGCAACTGGCGCTGCTGGGATCGGGCGACCGCCGCCTCGAGAACGCCTGGCTGAACGTCGCGGCCGCCAATCCCGGGCATGTCGGCGTGCGGATCGGCTATGACGAGGGGTTGAGCCACCGCATGTTCGCCGGCGCCGACGCGGTGTTGGTGCCCTCGCGCTTCGAACCATGCGGGCTGACGCAGATGTATGGGCTGCGATACGGCGCGGTGCCGGTGGTGGCGCGCACCGGCGGGTTGGCGGACACCGTGATCCACGCCAACGCCGCCGCGCTTGCCGTCGGCTGCGCCACCGGCATCACCCACCGGCCGAACGACCCTCGGGCGTTGGCGCAGGCGTTGAGCCAACTCGCCGCGCTCTGGTCCGACCGGCGCGCCTATCGGCGGATGCAGCGCAACGCGATGAAACACCCGGTCGGCTGGGAGGCCAGCGCACCCCGCTACGCCGCCCTCTACGACCGGCTAGCACGGGAACGGATGGAGACCCGATGA